The Apostichopus japonicus isolate 1M-3 chromosome 20, ASM3797524v1, whole genome shotgun sequence genome contains a region encoding:
- the LOC139961541 gene encoding regulator of nonsense transcripts 2-like isoform X1, with amino-acid sequence MTKDEKSRGAKEGATADTPAAKKSTDKDTKRASNGSMQKVTKGGETGSSDARKDYKTSSKEGDHDKKRSLTKDELAKLEQEKRRINEEERKKREDDKKRKEEEKKRKEEEAKIDEERKKEEEQKRQEEEAKMREEEEKKNAAEMYKESVERKEIKRLTRDKNLSAAENRPDEDFFVRKDSSLKKNTAFVKKLKTLTESQRESLSKEFEGLNLTKYISEAATSISEAKIKMADIPCAIYMASLMHRRYVDFAAHLLDAIQRSLPVLMKKDEKDKNIVTFDPRIRLQLRLLAELIVHGIFTEKEGLPLLNNALATVLKSDRENHSNLSIIISFTKYCGEDFAGITSRKSKLLAQKYGHELLTSEVVSPQPKTAYRHLLKDHFIVLSKHLKDEHKALKNLERHSRKILQTKGELSTERRKTLEETQTAFQKLQINTSNFSDLIDEDMPDLPKDEVDEDDLLTIDFLHPEKNMADFDFENSRWEDEDTRTFHENLIDLRTMVPAILFKNCAKIKTPEETSSAEDMKKLEEDLKMMEITESSETESQASKGTAEGEEDPSLPLEAEMVVEEVEPEEDQVLEEDQEGEVEQEGEAEDGETNPNMSMKVMLDTFLQKLPTCINRDFIDKAAVEFCMNLNTKANRKRLVQCLVDVPRQRLDLLPFYSRLVATLHSCMSDVATNLADKLKMNFRYHLRKKDQMHIESKIKTVRFIGELTKFKMYPKVETLQCLKSLLQDFRHHNIDMACAVLETCGRFLYRTADSHLRVKILLDMMMRKKSRMPLDDRHNTMIENAFYYCNPPEVQKAERKVRPPMHEYIRKLLFKDLSKNMVEKVLKQMRKLDWTDQKVKLYAMKCLSSVWNIKFGNIHCMANLVAGLVSYYDNVGIYVVDGVLEDIRAGMEINHPKFNQRRVSMVKFLGELYNYKMVESTVIFRVLYSFIRVGVSLDANNPTPFDPPDHLFRIRLVCTLLDTCGHFFDRGNSKKRLDCFLIYFQQYYFFKKSLPVFDPEARPFPLDCDNAVMDTVECLRPKLKFYADIEEANQAVADLKRDCLQKLSEKVPPEQLAAFQQQMNQSNDTTGYPNLPSIMEGDENESEDFVRTPAGFSDMLEDDEDSDSVMEVDADGDGFNSAPNSQSQLTGEEETADDVDGMDEDEDLPEESAGETEEDDQMAVIKGAPKLINCEEDDDFSSEYEKLMAETYQRTVETSKVPQLDIGVPVLHKPTPKKLTFSSMQPLQEEEKNTMNFTLMTKKGNKQQLKAFEVPIDSTLVTNLKNREEAEQAEKQRLKKLTLDINERQEEEDYQAEMLATLQRPATTVIPRDTSKPRFNHPKGAPDVNDIFNAKGNRRW; translated from the exons ATGACAAAAGACGAAAAGTCAAGAGGAGCAAAGGAAGGTGCAACCGCTGATACTCCAGCAGCCAAGAAAAGTACAGATAAGGACACAAAGAGGGCCAGCAATGGGAGTATGCAGAAAGTCACAAAAGGAGGGGAAACAGGTAGCTCAGATGCTAG AAAAGACTACAAGACCAGCTCAAAGGAAGGAGACCACGATAAAAAGAGGTCTTTGACCAAAGATGAATTAGCAAAGCTAGAACAGGAGAAGAGGCGGATCAAcgaggaggagaggaagaaaAGAGAGGATGACAAGAAACGCAAAGAGGAAGAGAAGAAGAGAAAGGAGGAGGAGGCAAAGATAGATgaagagaggaaaaaagaggaggaacaG AAACGTCAAGAGGAAGAAGCCAAGATGAGAGAGGAGGAAGAAAAA AAAAATGCTGCCGAAATGTACAAGGAATCTGTTGAGCGTAAGGAAATCAAACGGTTGACGAGAGACAAGAATCTAAGTGCTGCTG aaaacagacCGGATGAAGACTTCTTTGTTAGGAAAGACTCCAGTTTGAAGAAAAACACAGCTTTTGTCAAAAAACTG AAAACTTTGACCGAGTCTCAACGAGAGAGTCTGTCGAAGGAGTTTGAAGGGTTAAACTTGACCAAGTATATCAGCGAAGCGGCGACATCTATCTCAGAGGCCAAGATCAAGATGGCCGACATTCCATGTGCAATCTACATGGCGTCCCTGATGCACCGGAGGTATGTAGACTTTGCTGCCCATCTACTGGACGCCATCCAGAGGAGTTTACCGGTGCTGATGAAGAAGGACGAGAAAGATAAGAACATA gtgacctttgacccaagGATACGTTTGCAGCTGAGGCTCTTAGCTGAG TTGATAGTTCACGGCATCTTCACAGAGAAAGAAGGTCTGCCCCTCTTAAATAACGCTCTGGCCACCGTTCTGAAATCAGACAGGGAGAACCACTCGAACCTCTCAATTATCATCAGCTTCACCAAGTACTGCGGAGAGGACTTTGCAGGCATCACCTCAAGAAAGAGCAA ACTTTTAGCCCAGAAGTACGGCCACGAGCTGCTGACGAGTGAGGTTGTATCTCCACAACCAAAGACAGCTTACCGTCATCTTCTGAAGGATCATTTTATAGTTCTCTCTAAACACCTCAAAGATGAGCATAAAGCGCTTAAAAACTTAGAAAGACACAGTAGAAAGATTCTGCAG ACAAAAGGAGAGTTGAGCACAGAGAGAAGAAAGACATTAGAAGAAACCCAGACAGCATTTCAGAAGTTACAGATCAACACATCAAATTTTTCT GATCTGATTGATGAAGATATGCCAGATTTACCTAAAGATG AGGTCGATGAAGATGATCTCCTGACCATTGACTTTCTCCATCCTGAGAAAAATATGGCCGATTTTGACTTTGAAAATTCTCGCTGGGAGGATGAAGACACTCGGACGTTTCATGAAAATTTGATTGACCTGAGGACTATGGTTCCGGCA ATATTGTTCAAGAATTGTGCCAAAATCAAGACTCCTGAAGAGACCAGTTCAGCGGAGGACATGAAGAAGTTAGAAGAAG ATTTGAAAATGATGGAGATCACTGAAAGTTCAGAGACAGAGAGCCAGGCCAGCAAGGGCACCGCAGAGGGAGAGGAGGACCCATCTCTACCCCTGGAGGCAGAAATGGTGGTAGAGGAGGTGGAACCTGAGGAGGACCAGGTGCTGGAAGAAGATCAAGAGGGAGAAGTGGAGCAAGAGGGTG aagCTGAGGATGGTGAAACCAACCCTAACATGAGTATGAAGGTGATGCTGGATACTTTCTTACAGAAGCTTCCAACATGCATCAACAGGGACTTTATAGATAAG GCAGCAGTGGAGTTTTGTATGAATCTTAACACCAAGGCCAACCGAAAGAGACTGGTGCAGTGCCTTGTGGATGTCCCCCGTCAAAG GTTGGATCTACTTCCATTCTACTCTAGACTCGTCGCTACTTTACACTCCTGTATGTCAGACGTTGCCACAAACCTGGCagataaattaaaaatgaacttCAGGTACCAT CTTCGTAAAAAAGATCAAATGCACATAGAAAGCAAGATAAAGACAGTACGGTTCATAG GTGAATTGACTAAATTCAAGATGTACCCTAAAGTGGAAACTTTACAGTGCTTGAAG TCTCTTTTACAGGACTTCCGGCACCATAACATCGATATGGCCTGTGCAGTGCTCGAGACCTGTGGCAGATTCCTCTATCGAACAGCTGACTCTCACCTCAGAGTCAAAATATTGCTG GACATGATGATGAGAAAGAAATCCAGAATGCCCCTGGACGACAGACACAACACCATGATAGAGAATGCATTCTATTACTGTAACCCTCCAGAGGTCCAAAAA GCAGAGAGGAAGGTACGTCCCCCGATGCACGAATACATCCGAAAACTTCTCTTCAAGGATCTTTCCAAAAATATGGTTGAGAAGGTCTTGAAGCAAATGAGGAAACTAGACTGGACAGATCAAAAG GTGAAATTGTACGCCATGAAGTGTCTGTCGAGCGTGTGGAATATCAAGTTTGGTAACATTCACTGCATGGCAAACTTAGTGGCTGGACTGGTGAGTTACTATGACAACGTGGGAATCTACGTGGTGGATGGTGTCCTGGAGGACATCCGGGCTGGTATGGAG ATAAACCATCCAAAGTTTAACCAGCGTCGAGTCAGTATGGTCAAATTCCTGGGGGAGTTGTATAACTATAAAATGGTTGAATCAACAGTTATATTCCGTGTTCTCTACTCGTTCATCAGAGTTGGAGTAAGTTTAGATG CAAACAACCCTACCCCCTTTGATCCACCTGACCACCTGTTTCGCATCCGATTGGTCTGCACCCTGTTAGACACATGTGGCCATTTCTTTGATCGAGGCAACAGCAAGAAGAGGCTAGATTGCTTTTTGATCTATTTCCAG CAATACTATTTCTTCAAGAAATCTTTACCGGTGTTTGATCCAGAGGCAAGACCATTCCCCTTAGACTGTGATAATGCTGTCATGGACACTGTGGAGTGTCTTCGACCCAAGCTGAAATTCTACGCCGATATCGAGGAAGCCAATCAAGCCGTGGCAGACTTAAAGAGGGATTGTCTTCAGAAGCTCA GTGAGAAGGTACCACCAGAACAGTTGGCTGCCTTCCAACAACAGATGAATCAGTCTAATGATACGACAGGATATCCCAACCTCCCGTCCATCATGGAGGGAGATGAGAATGAATCAGAAGACTTTGTTCGAACGCCTG CTGGTTTCTCTGACATGTTGGAAGATGACGAGGATTCTGATTCCGTGATGGAGGTTGATGCGGATGGAGATGGATTTAACAGCGCCCCAAACAGCCAAAGCCAGCTTACTGGCGAAGAGGAG ACTGCCGATGATGTTGACGGCATGGACGAGGATGAAGACCTCCCTGAGGAGTCGGCTGGTGAAACAGAAGAGGATGACCAG ATGGCTGTGATCAAGGGGGCCCCTAAACTAATCAACTGCGAAGAAGATGATGACTTTTCATCGGAATATGAAAAGTTAATGGCTGAGACGTATCAG AGAACTGTGGAAACGAGCAAGGTACCGCAGCTGGATATTGGAGTTCCAGTCCTTCACAAACCAACACCGAAGAAGCTAACATTTAGCTCCATGCAACCACTtcaggaagaagaaaaaaacacaatgaACTTTACCCTAATGACCAAGAAGGGTAACAAGCAACAACTGAAAGCCTTTGAGGTGCCCATTGATTCCACTCTGGTAACAAATTTGAAGAACAGGGAAGAG GCAGAGCAAGCTGAGAAACAGAGGTTGAAGAAGCTGACCTTGGATATCAATGAGAGGCAGGAGGAGGAAGATTACCAGG CAGAAATGTTGGCTACTTTGCAACGTCCTGCAACCACAGTTATTCCGAGAGATACCTCAAAGCCAAGGTTCAACCATCCAAAGGGTGCTCCCGATGTGAACGACATTTTCAATGCTAAGGGTAATCG GAGATGGTGA